CAGGCAACCCCCTGGGGCTGGGCTTTGGTGACAAAGCCATGCCGGGAGGTGGGAGAGGCCTGTCCTTTGGTCAGTCCGTACACCATATTGTTGTGCACCAGCAAGGTGAGGTTGATATTACGTCTCAGGGCTGCCAGCAAATGATTCCCGCCTTCACCATAACAGTCCCCGTCTCCCATATTGACCAGGATAGTCAGATCATGATCAGCCAGCTTGGCCCCGGTGGCAACCGGCAGTGCCCGCCCGTGCAGTCCGTGGAAAAAATTGCAGTGTAAAAAATGCGGTGTTTTGGCAGCCTGGCCGATGCCCGAAACCATCAATATTTTTTCCGGTGCAATTTTCATATCAGCCAGTGATTTTTTTACGGCATTTAAGATGCCGAAATTACCGCATCCCGGACACCACTTGTTTTCATAATCATTGTTGTATTGTGTTGTGTCTTTCATCGTATTTCCTCCAGTACGGATTTGGTATATTCTGCTATCCAGTTGGGTGTAAACGGCCGGCCGTCATATTGCAGCAAGGATGT
Above is a window of Desulfotignum balticum DSM 7044 DNA encoding:
- a CDS encoding 2-oxoacid:ferredoxin oxidoreductase subunit beta; the encoded protein is MKDTTQYNNDYENKWCPGCGNFGILNAVKKSLADMKIAPEKILMVSGIGQAAKTPHFLHCNFFHGLHGRALPVATGAKLADHDLTILVNMGDGDCYGEGGNHLLAALRRNINLTLLVHNNMVYGLTKGQASPTSRHGFVTKAQPQGVACQASNPLALALSQGAGFVARGYCGEIEHLSQLISAGISYPGFSLIDILQVCVSFNKENTYTFYKDRVYTLDKEEYKADDLHQALDLTMEWEEKIPIGIIYQKETRSYTDELAPLQSGPLFKQTYDPKKIRKAISAA